The nucleotide sequence ACCGATGCTGCTGGCAACGCCGGCACCGGCGGTAGCGATTCGGTGGCCGTCGATACTGCAGCGCCGACAGCAGCCATCGACATCGTCAGCATCTCCGACGACACCGGCACTCCGGGCGATTTCATTACCCGCGACAGTACGCTGACCGTCAGCGGTACCGTTGGCACCCTGGGTAGTGGCGAGAAAGCACAGATCAGCATCGATGGTGGTGCTAACTGGACCGACCTGACCGTCAGCAATGGCAACTGGAACTATGTCGACGGCCGTACCCTGGCGCTGGGTGACCACACCTATCAGGTACGCGTCGTGGACACCGCCGGCAACGTCGGCGCCAGCGACACACAGAAAGTGACAATCACCGCCAACCAGGACCCGGTTGCGGTAAACGACCCAGGCACACTGGGCGGCCTGACCGGCCAGTACTACGCCTACCACGAAGGCCCGGACGGCGGAAACCTGAGCTCCCTGGCCCAGGTACGCACCTTCATCGGCGCCAACGCGGCAGATGCTTCGTTCGTTGCCAACAACATCAACTACACGCTGAGCGGTGGTGACCTAGGCGGCAACAATAACCTGCAGTCCTTCCTGGGCTCCGATGCGGCTTCGCTGAATGGTGTCGACCCCGAGAACAGCAGCGATGCCATCATTCGCCTGAGTGGCACCGTGCAGCTGCAGGCTGGTAGCTACCAGTTCCAGGTCCGTGCCGACGACGGCTACAGCATCCTGATCGATGGGATCGTCGTCGCTCAGTTCGACGGCAACCAGTCGCCGAGCTCCAACAGTGGTGCATTCACCATCAACGACTCGGGCTCCCATACCATCGAGATCATCTACTGGGATCAGGGCGGCCAGGCCGTGCTGCAACCGACACTGAGCTTCAATGGTGGGGCCTTCCAGACGCTGGACAAGTTCTCGCCGCACCAGGCCAACTCGGCACTGGTAACCGCGGAAGACACCAGCCTGAATATTTCGGCGGCCACCCTGCTGGGCAACGACACCGATGCTGACGGCGACAGCCTGAGCATTGTCAGCGTTGGCAACCCAACTCATGGCACCGTCGTGCTCAACACGAATGGCAGCATCACGTTCACACCAGCCAGCAACTACTACGGCCCAGCCACATTCACCTACGTGATCTCCGACGGCCATGGCGGCACCAGCACCGCCACGGTCACCGTCAACGTAACCTCGGTGAACGACGCGCCCGTTGCAGTCGCAGCGCCTGCATCCGGAAACGAAGACAGCGTTATCGCCGTAACCCTGAGCGGTACCGATGTGGACGGCACCGTCGCCAGCTTCAAGCTGGCCAGCATGGCTGCCAACGGCACTTTCTACAGCAACGCATCCGCCACCACTGCGCTGACCCTGAACAGCGTGATCAACGCTACCAGCAACGCAGCCACTATCTACTTCAAGCCCAACCAGGACTGGAACGGCAACACCAGCTTCCAGTTCACCGCCACCGACAACAACGGGGCCGTCAGTACCGCCACAACCGGCAACATCAACGTGATCTCCGTGAACGATGTACCGGTGGCTGTCGCCACCCCAGCATCGGGCAACGAAGACAGCGTTATCGCCGTGACTCTGCGCGGCACTGACGTGGACGGCACCGTCGCCAGCTTCAAGCTGGCCAGCATGGCCGCCAACGGCACCTTCTACAGCGATTCCAGCGCCACGACAGCGCTGACCCTGAACAGCGTGATCAACGCTACCAGCAACGCAGCCACTATTTACTTCAAGCCCAACCAGGACTGGAACGGCAACACCAGCTTCCAGTTCACCGCCACCGACAACAACGGCCTTGCCAGCCCGGCTGTTACCGGCAGCATCACCGTCAACCCAGTCAACGATGCGCCTGTAACCCGCGCCGACAGCATTACCGTCGCCGAAGGCGGCACTGCGACCGTACTCGTGGGTGGGGCCACCAGCGTCCTGGCCAACGACACCGATGCCGAGAACAACACCCTGAGCGCAGTATTGGTTTCCGGGCCAGTCAACGGCATGCTGACCTTGAATGCCAATGGCACCTTCAGCTATGTGCACAACGGCAGCGAGACCACTAGCGACAGCTTTACCTACCGGGCAAACGACGGCACAGCCAACGGCAACATCGTGACCGTCAACATCGGCGTCACGCCGGTCAACGATGCACCAACCACCACACCGGTGACCCTGACCGCCATCGCTGAAGACAGCGGTGCTCGGATCATCACCCAGGCTCAGTTACTGGCCAACGCCAGCGACGTCGACGGCCCGAGCCTTACCGCTACCAACCTGAGCATCAGCTCTGGCAACGGCACGCTGGTCAACAACGGCAATGGCACCTGGTCATACACCCCAGCAGCCAACGACGACAGCAACGTGACGTTCAGCTACACCGTCACCGATGGGAGCGCCTCGGTTGCCGGCAGCGCCACGCTGGATATCACCCCGGTCAACGATGCACCAACCACCACACCGGTGACCCTGGCCGCCATCGCTGAAGACAGCGGTGCTCGGATCATCACTCAGGCTCAGTTGCTGGCCAACGCCAGCGACGTCGACGGCCCGAGCCTTACCGCTACCAACCTGAGCATCAGCTCCGGCAACGGCACGCTGGTCAACAACGGCAATGGCACCTGGTCATACACCCCAGCAGCCAACGACGACAGCAACGTGACATTCAGCTACACCGTCACCGATGGCAGCGCCTCGGTTACCGGCAGCGCCACGATGGATATCACCCCGGTCAACGATGCGCCTGTAACCCGCGCCGACAGCATCACCGTCGCCGAAGGCGGTACCGCGACCACACTCGTAGGTGGGGCCACCAGCGTTCTGACCAATGACAGCGATATCGAAAACAGCCCGCTGAATGCAGTGCTGGTCACCGGCCCAGCCAACGGCACCCTGACGCTGAATGCCAATGGCACCTTCAGCTACGTGCACAACGGCAGCGAGACCACCAGCGACAGCTTTACCTACCGGGCGAATGACGGCGCTGCCAACGGCAACATCGTGACCGTCAACATCGGCGTCACGCCAGTCAATGATGCGCCGACGATTTCCGCCAGCAGCGCACGTGTGTCCGAGGAAGGCCTACCTGGCGGTCGCACTGACACCGCCGGGGTTTCCGACACCACCAACGCCACTACAGTCTCAGGCAAGATGAGTATCCAGGATGTTGATAGCAGCAGCCTGAGCGTCACCCTCAATGCCCCGACCGCGACGGTCACCTCCGGTGGTCAGACCGTTATCTGGGCCGGTGTCGGCACAGGCCTGCTGATTGGCTATGTAGGCAGTGCTGCCCCGGCCAACGAAGCCATCCGCGTCAGCATCGACAATAGCGGCAACTACAACGTCACCCTGTCGAAGCCGCTGGACCACAGTGGCGCCAATGTTGAAGACGTACTCCAGCTCGGCATCGGGGTAACTGTCAGCGATGGTGCGCTGTCTGCTAATAGCACCCTCACCGTGGGTATCGAAGACGACATGGCGAGCGGCGCCATCGTGCGCACCTTGGAGGTTCCGGTCGACACTATCGTCATCAAGAACCTGCAAGGTGGCTGGACTGGCCAGACGTTCGACTCAGGCACGCAGTCTTCCACCACAGCCAACCGAGATACAGACAGCCTCACCGACGCCATCTACTGGGGCAACTCCGATGGTCGCTCAGGCTACGAGCTGGTGGACAACACTGCGCTGACCAACTCCACTGGGCAAACGGTCACTGCAGGATCACTCTTCAAGCTGGCGGACTTCTCGCACGTCAACCAGCCGGTAGACAGCGATATTGCATCGCTGGACAAGGTCAACATGACCATGAGCATGGATGTGGTCATCAACGGCACTACGGTCAAAGTACCGTTCACCGTACTGCTCGATCACACGGAAACACCGAACGGCAACAACTCCAACTCACTTGCCGCGCGCGACATCATCACTCTGCCGAGCCAGGACGTGACGGTGGTGCTAAACGGCCAGACTTACTCGTTCAGCCTCGAAGGCTTCAAAGACAGCACCGGCAGTATCGTAAACACGATCTACACCAACGAAAATGCAACCAGCACTTTCGAGGTTTACGGCAGCCTCAATACCACCCTGGCTATGCCGAGTGTCTCCGGTAGCGTTGCCGGTACCGCAGGCGCGGATGGCTTCGGTAGTGTGACCTGGGGCAACCTGGCCAATGACTACGGCACCCTGACCACCACAGCCGACGGCGGCTACCGCTTCGTCCTTAACGAGGCCGGTTATGCCTTGATCCAGAAGGGCACTGCAGTACCTGCTCCGACGTTCAGCTACACCGTTCGCGACAAGGACGGTGATGCCTTCAGCAGCACGCTGACCATCAATCTGCAGGCAGATAAAGACTCCACGCCGGTGGCGAATGACAACTTTGCCCAGGCGGTAGTGACTCAGAGACTCATCGACAGAACAGATGTCACAGGATTTTCGGTGACTGATACTCGCAGTTTCGGGGGCGATAATGATCCCAACGAAGGGTCTTCTGTAGTCACCAGCGGATCTATGACAGTTTCCGGCGGTACTGGCATCATCACCTTCAATGCCACATTGAGCGGTAGCAACAATGACTACTACCGGTTTGCGCTGGAAAAGCTGAACGGCAACACGTGGACTACTGGAAACTATACGGACCTAGCCAGCAGCAATACCGTCAGCAATCTGGCCGCTGGCACCTATCGACTTCGCCTGCAGGTGCTGGATCGGTCCTCAGGTAGCGGCAATGCCACTGCAACGCTGACCAACATTGCATTGGTCACCACACTGCTTACGCCAATGATCGAAGCGGCAGCTGCGAGCGGCAATGTGCTCACCGACACCAACAACCATGTCGGCAGCACTAACAACTGGGGCTCGGTAGACAGCCTCGGCCAGGAAGCCACCTTCATCAGCGCGGTCAACGGCCAAAACGTGACGAGCAGCGGCCTTACTACCATCAACGGCCAATACGGCGTGCTGTCGGTCAAAGCGAACGGTGACTACACCTACACACCGATCGCCAATATCAGCAACGTCGGCAAAAGCGAGACCTTTACCTACACCCTGAGCCAGGCGGATGGCGATCACGACACCGCCAACCTGGTCATCAACATTGGCAGTACCCCCTACACCGAGCCTACGCCGATTACCGGCAGCGGCACGTTGAACGGTACTAGTGGCGACGATGTGATCCTGGGAAGCGCCAATACCGACACTCTGACGGGTAACGCTGGCAACGACCACCTTGAAGGCAAAGGCGGCAACGACACCCTGTACGGCAACGCTGGCAAGGACATCCTTATCGGCGGCGAAGGTGATGACATCCTCTACGGCGGCGCGGGCAGCGACACCTTCGTCTGGAACGCTGGTCATCTCGGCAAGGACGTCATCAAGGACTTCACCATCAGCGGTACCGAGCGCGACACCATCGACCTGCGCGACCTGCTGCAGGGCGAGAATGACGGCAACATCGGCGACTTCCTGCGCGTGGTGACTACCGGAACCGAAACCAAGCTGGAAATCAGTACCCATGGCGAGTTCGCCCATGGTGCCGTAGCAGATGTCACCATCACCCTGGAAAACGGCGGTGCACCGGTGGATCTGTCCAGCTATGGTTCCACTTCGTCGCAGATCATCAACTCGCTGATCGCAGGTGGCGACAACGCCATCGTCAAAGTCGACCACTGATGACAAAGGCTCCCGCTGCCGCCAGGCAGCGGGTACGCTTGGGCGACGTCAACGGCCGAGGACAAGATCATGCTGTATGTGAAACGCGACGCCTGGGGCAACCTGGAGCGGGTGGAGCCGGCGCCATTCGATGGGATGGATGGCGAGCTGGTGGCCGACAGCCAGGAGGCTCAGGCCTGGTTCGCCAACCAGACCGTGGAAAACAGCCTGCTGCAGCTCAAGCAGAGTGACCTGGATATGATCCGCGTGCTGGAGGACCTGATCACCGCGCTGATGCACAAGGGCGTGGTGCGCATTACCGATCTGCCGGAAGCCGCCCAGGCCAAGCTGGTCGGTCGCAGCAAGGCGCGTGATGCCCTGGGTGGGGCGCATAGCCTGATCAATGATGAAGAAACCGGGCTGATCTAGGCGTTTACCACTGCTCGCTTGAGCCGCTGCAAGACTCGTCGAGATCAGCTCCGGCTGCGTTCTTGATCGCTTCCCGTATTTGCTCGCCCCACGTGGTGCTCTTGGGCAGAAATGGCCGGATCACACGGGCGCAGAGCCTCCTGCCATGCATCCCCTCACAGAGCGAACCGGGCTGAGAAACACCCCGATCCTGTGTGCGTAGAGTGCGCCGTGCGCACCGCCAAAGCCGAAGACAAGTTACCAGCGCACCTGTGCAAATAGGTCCGGCGCCCACGCCCTACGTATACTGCCGACCGCGTCTATCAGAAGCGACCCGTGCCGTTAATGGTGCGCACGGCGCGCACCTTGTGCGCTCCTAACAGCACGCCGCGAGATTGGTTGATTACTCCCAGGGTTGCGGCTCGCCGAACAGACGGCCCTGCACGCCGAGAATGCCCATCGAGCGCAGCACCTGCCACTCGCCTTCGGTTTCCACACGCTCGGCAATCAGCGGCAGGTCGATGCTGTTGGCCGCACGCTGCATGGCTTCGATGAACAGGCGTTTGTCGTCTTCCTGATCGATGGCGCGAATGTGGCTGCCATCCACCTTGATGTGGCTCAAACCGAGTTTGGCCAGGTTGCCGATCATGCTGAAGCGCCCGCCGAAGTGTTGCAGCGCCAGGCCGAAGCCAAGCGCGCGCAGGCGCTGGGCCAGCGATTGCAGTTCGTCCTGCTCGGGTAGCTGGTCTTCGTCCAGCTCAATGACCAGGCGCCCAGCGAGTTGCCCGTGCTGGCGCAGCTTGTCGTAGAGGCTGGCCAGTGCCTGCGGATCACGCAGGGTGCTGCCGGACAGGCTCAATGCGACGCTGTCGCTGCTCTTGAGCAGATGCGCCAGCACCTGATCGAGCATGCTCAGGTCCAGGCGCGCGGCCCAGCCGAAGCGCTCCAGCCAAGGCAGAAAGCGCCCGGCCGGCAACAGGTTGCCCTGGTCGTCGAGCAAACGTGCCAGCACCTTGTGGTGCAGCACCCGCTCAGGTTGGTTGGCGTCGACCACCGGCTGCGTGTACAGCTGCACGCGGCCCTGGTTGAGGGCAGCATCCAGCAGGCGATGCCAGACCTGGCGCTCATCCGCCGCCTGCTGCGGCACCTCGTGGTCGTGGCAGGCCCAGTTCCGTTCAGTCTGGCTGGCCGCCTGGGCCAGGGCTTCATCGGCAGCCTGGTAGATGCCGGCAGGCTCGTCGGTCGGTGCAAAGGCGGTCATGCCGATATGCGCCACCGGCAGGCTGTCGGTCACGCCGGTCTGCTGCAGCGTGCTCAGGGCCTGGTCGAGGGTTTCGGCCAGCTGCTCGGCCTCGTCGCGCTGCAGGCCGACAGCAAGCAGGGCGAACTCGCCGCCGCGGTTGCGCGCCAGCACATAGCGGCCACGGCTGAGCAGTTGCAGCTGCTCGCCGACCGCCTTGAGCAACTGGTCGGTACGCTGGCCGCCGATACGCTGGTTGAGCCCGGCCAGGTCATTGATGCGCAACAGCAGCAGGAAGCCGCTGCTGGCCTTCTCGCCACTCAGGCGGTTGTGCAGCTGCAGGTCGAAATAACGGCGGTTGGCCAGCCCGGTGAGGCTGTCCTCGTAGGCATCGGCCCGCAGCTTCTCACTGCGCGAAGCCTCTTCGGCAAACAGCGCCTTGAGCTTCTCCACCATCTGGTTCATGGCGCTGACCACGCGGCGGAACTCCGGGGTCTTCGGCAGCGCCGGCAGGCTAAGGAACTCGCGCCGGGCGATGGCATTGGACTGCTCCACCAGGTACTCCAGCGGGCGCAACTGGCGTTTGAGGAACAGCACGCCCAGGCAGATGCACAGCACGCTGCTCATGGCCAGCCAGGTCAGTATCCCCAGCGCGCTCTGCCAGAGCTTGCCGACGGCGAACAGCGGGTGGCTGATCACTTCCACCCGTGCGGCCTGGCGCCAGCCATCGCTGACGATGGCATCGCCGCTGGCCGGCGCGAGGTCGACCAGCCGGGCGAACCACTCCGGCGCAGTCGCGACCACCGGCACACCGCTGCGCTCGACCAGCACCTCGCCACTCTCGCCATCCAGCACGCGGATGCTCTGGAAATAGCCACTGTCGAAGATCGAGCTGACCATCAGCTCCATCATCGGCACATCCTCGGCATGCGGGCTGAGCGACAGGCCCAGCGCCGTGGCAGCGTCCTGGGCATGGGCACGCAGCTGGTTGACCTGCTGCTCGCGCGAGCTCTCGACGCTGACCAGAAAGCTACCGGTGAAATTCACCAGCATCAGCACGCAGATGGCGATGAACAGCTGTTTGAACAGTGACATGAATGACCCCCTCGGCCGAACTCAGGGAAAGCCCTCGGCACGCATTTTTCTCAAAAGATCCTGCCAGCGCGACAGACGCTTGGCATCGCCGACCTGCTTGCCGCCGCCCGCACCGGGCAGCCACAGGCCTTCGGCATTGAAGGCATAGACCGGCACCAGATCGGTCCGGCGGTTGGCCGGTTCGATGGCATCGATCAGGTTATCCAGCACCAGCGGTATCGCCGATGGCTGCGGGTAGTAGGTCAGCACCATGTGCGCCTGGTTCTGGCGCAGTGCCTTGACGTAGGTGATGCGCAGTTTTTCGCTGGGTACACCTAGCTGGCGCAGGCTGAAATACTTGGCGATGGCGAAGTCCTCGCAGTCGCCGGCACCGCGAAACAGTGCCTCGACCGGCGTGGCCCAGTAATCCTTGACCCGCCAGAGCACGATGTCGTCGCGAAAGCGCAGGCGCAGGTTGAAGAACTGATTGACGGCCTTGAGCTGCTGCTGCTCGGGCTTGCCCTGCTGCTGCTCGAGCAGGCGCTGCCAGTCGCTGATGCGCCCGCGCCCTTCGCCCAACGGGCCGTAGAGCTGCTCGGCACGCGTGTTGATCAGGGTGAAGTCCCAGTCGGCCTGCAGAACGCCAGCAACAACCAGGCAGACCAGCAAAATGAGCGCTTTTGCGGGCCTACCGAGATGCTGCTGAAAGGACACCAGGCGACGGAGCGGCAAAGCCGGCACACCCATACCGATTAACGGCAGTCATGGTGAGCGGCGCAGGCTGAAAACACAATCCTCCGCCCGCCGATCAAGGGCCGCTACTTACCTCAGGTTACGCCGCTCTCTGCCCTCCGGGCGCTGCTGCGGTGGGCGAAAGTCGTGGCGCTGCTGGCGAGGGTCCTGGCGGTAGCCTTGCTGCCAGCGGTCGTGGCGGGGTTGCCAGGACTGGCGGCGGTCGCGGTCATGTTCGCGGCGTTGCTGCCAGGTGTGCTCGTGGTAGGCACGGGGCGCGCCACGTAGCTCCTGATTGCGCGGGCGACCGTCCTGCCAACCGTAACGCCCGTCATAGCCTGGGGCATAGTGGGAGTGGCGGCGGTCCTGGTAACGGTCGCGGTGCCAGGCACGGCGATTGTCATCGTAATAGCCACGGTAGATCGGCCGTGACTCGTAGCGCTGCACGTGGCCACCGTAATAGCCGTCGTACTGCCGGTAGTAGTTGCGATCATCGCCACCGTAGGCGACGCACCCGCTGAGGCTCAGACCCAGTACTGCACCAAGAATCAATTTGCTGGACATGGCGGCCTCCTTCGACCGCTGGGACAGCGCCGACCAGTGCCGGCACCCGGGATCGCTCCCACTGGCTTTGACTGCTCGCCAACAGCTGAAGTGCGGCGAGTGCCGCGCGCATAAGTTGTATCCGCGCGTTACTCCTGCGCACCAGCACGGCGCCCGCATGGCGCCTTGTTGGTGCAACGTGCCGATGCAGAGCGCTCGCGTGTGCCAAGCGGAGCACACAATCACGGTCGATCCGGCGATTGGCACGCCGTTCGCTTGGCAGCCGTTGCAGGATGCAGCCCATCGAGGGCCAGCCGTCAGACAATCAGCAATGGTCGACTAGGGTTCCGATCTGCCGCAGGCAGGTGTCTGGTCCGAGAGTGGGCAACCTCGCGAGGGGTCACACGGAGGGATAAAAGCCCGGGAGAACGCGCAGCGCGGCTGCCGCCATCCTGTTCTTTTTTCCTGGCCCGAGGTTGCAATGTCCCTTCGCTCACTGATCCGCTTCACCTCCTGTTCCATCCTCGCCCTGGCGCTGCTGCAGCCCGCCCATGCCGCACCACAGAAGTCCTTCAAGGTCTGCTGGTCGATCTATGCCGGCTGGATGCTCTGGGGGCAGATGGCCGAACAGGGCATCATCGACAAGTGGGCGAAGAAGTACGGCATTCAGATCCAGGTCGAGCAGGTGCCCGACTACGTGGCCTCGATCGAGCAATACACCGCCGGTGACTACGCCGCCTGCTCGATGACCAACATGGACGCCCTGACCATCCCCGCCGCTGCCGGCGTGGACTCCACCGCACTGATCGTCGGCGACTTCTCCGCCGGCGCCGACGGCATCCTGGTACGCGGCGGCAACCGCGACATCAAGGACCTGCGCGGCAAGACCATCCTGCTGGTGGAAAACTCGGTGTCCCACTACCTGCTCAGCCGTGCGCTGGAATGGGCGCACCTGAGCGAAAGCGACGTCAAGGTGGAGAACGTTTCCGACAAGGATCTGGCCGCCGTCTGGCGCAGTGGCAAGGGTGACGCGGTGGTGACCTGGAACCCGATCCTCTCCGACCTGCGCCAGGACGGCGACACCACCCTGGTGTTCAGCTCGCACCATATTCCCGGCGAGATTCTCGACCTGCTGGTGATCAACAGCGCCACCCTGGCCGCCAACCCCGAGCTGGGCAAGGCGCTGACCGGCGCCTGGTTCGAGGGCATGCGCCTGATGGGCATGCCGACCGACGAAGGCCGCGCCGCGCGCACGCAAATGGCGGTCGCCGCCGGCACCGACCTGGCCGACTTCGAGAATCAGCTGAAAACCATCCGCTCCTTCTACGCACCGCGTTCGGCCTATGCCTTCGCCAGCAGCGAGAAGATGCCGGCACTGATGCAGCGCGTGGCCAACTTCGCCGACGCGCACAAGCTGCTCGGCGCCGATGGCAAGGGCCTGGAGCACCTGGGCATCAGCTTCAGCGGCGCGCGCGTACTGGGCAATCCGGCACAGGTGAAGCTGCGCTTCGACCCGGCGTACATGGAAATGGCCGCCAACAAGAACCTGTAACACAGCGGCACCATAACGGTCCGCTCGAGCTATGCGCGCACCACAACGGCGCAACGCTCACCTAACGCCCCCCATTCGACCCGCGCGAAGCCGCGTCGAATGGGCCCAAGGCGAGCTGGCACGATGTTCGCTTTAACCGATTCATGCAGAAACCCCGCAAGGGGTGCGGCACGACAATTTGCAATGGCTGACTAGGGTTCCGGCTCGACTGCTCCAGGTAGGAGACAGACGAGTGACTGGTCCGAGAGTTGGCGACCTCGTTCGGGGTTACACGGCGGGACAAAAGCCCGGGAGAACGCGCCACCTGTTGATGCAGGAAAGTGTCGCGCCGCTCCTGCCCGTATTCCCAGAACTGGAGGTTCATCCATGCGCAAGTCCCTGCTGTCCTCGCTGATCGCCGCCGGCCTCGCTGCCGCCCTGAGCATCCCTGCT is from Pseudomonas sp. PDM14 and encodes:
- the lapG gene encoding cysteine protease LapG: MGVPALPLRRLVSFQQHLGRPAKALILLVCLVVAGVLQADWDFTLINTRAEQLYGPLGEGRGRISDWQRLLEQQQGKPEQQQLKAVNQFFNLRLRFRDDIVLWRVKDYWATPVEALFRGAGDCEDFAIAKYFSLRQLGVPSEKLRITYVKALRQNQAHMVLTYYPQPSAIPLVLDNLIDAIEPANRRTDLVPVYAFNAEGLWLPGAGGGKQVGDAKRLSRWQDLLRKMRAEGFP
- a CDS encoding putative urea ABC transporter substrate-binding protein, whose translation is MSLRSLIRFTSCSILALALLQPAHAAPQKSFKVCWSIYAGWMLWGQMAEQGIIDKWAKKYGIQIQVEQVPDYVASIEQYTAGDYAACSMTNMDALTIPAAAGVDSTALIVGDFSAGADGILVRGGNRDIKDLRGKTILLVENSVSHYLLSRALEWAHLSESDVKVENVSDKDLAAVWRSGKGDAVVTWNPILSDLRQDGDTTLVFSSHHIPGEILDLLVINSATLAANPELGKALTGAWFEGMRLMGMPTDEGRAARTQMAVAAGTDLADFENQLKTIRSFYAPRSAYAFASSEKMPALMQRVANFADAHKLLGADGKGLEHLGISFSGARVLGNPAQVKLRFDPAYMEMAANKNL